Proteins from a genomic interval of Lysobacter arenosi:
- the kynU gene encoding kynureninase: MTTPQDLYTDAYAQALDAADPLREMRAQFLIPQHDGADQAYFVGNSLGLQPRGARRHVEEVLDKWAAEAVEGHFTGDAQWMAYHQLVRESLARLVGAKPIEVVAMNTLTVNLHLMMVSFYRPTRERPAILIEAGAFPSDRHAVASQIGFHGFDPATDLIELEADEADGTISMGAIERAIAEHGPRLALVLWPGVQYRTGQAFDLAAIARLAHAQGAVCGFDLAHGVGNLELALHDSGVDFAVWCHYKYLNSGPGAVAGCFVHERHASSDRPRFAGWWGHEADTRFRMGPQFVPTPGAEGWQLSNPPILGLAPLRASLELYDQAGMPALRAKSLQITGYLEALIRLRLADTLQVVTPSQPERRGCQLSLRVVGGRERGRALFEYLASNGVLGDWREPDVIRISPAPLYNRYADVLRFVRTTEAWRDLG, translated from the coding sequence GTGACCACTCCGCAAGACCTCTACACCGACGCATACGCCCAGGCCCTCGACGCCGCCGACCCGCTGCGCGAGATGCGTGCGCAGTTCCTGATCCCGCAGCACGATGGCGCCGACCAGGCCTACTTCGTCGGCAACTCGCTGGGCCTGCAGCCACGCGGCGCCCGTCGCCACGTCGAGGAAGTGCTCGACAAGTGGGCGGCAGAAGCCGTCGAGGGCCATTTCACCGGCGATGCGCAGTGGATGGCCTACCACCAGCTGGTGCGCGAATCGCTGGCGCGCCTGGTCGGCGCCAAGCCCATCGAAGTGGTCGCGATGAACACGCTGACCGTCAACCTTCACCTGATGATGGTCAGCTTCTACCGGCCCACGCGCGAGCGTCCGGCGATCCTGATCGAGGCCGGTGCGTTTCCGTCCGACCGTCATGCCGTCGCCTCGCAGATCGGTTTCCACGGCTTCGATCCGGCCACCGACCTGATCGAGCTGGAAGCGGACGAAGCCGACGGCACCATTTCGATGGGCGCGATCGAACGCGCCATCGCCGAGCACGGTCCGCGCCTGGCGCTGGTGCTGTGGCCGGGCGTGCAGTACCGCACCGGGCAGGCGTTCGACCTGGCCGCGATCGCGCGCCTGGCGCATGCGCAGGGCGCGGTCTGTGGTTTCGACCTGGCCCATGGCGTGGGCAACCTCGAACTGGCGCTGCACGACAGCGGCGTCGATTTCGCCGTGTGGTGCCACTACAAGTACCTCAACAGCGGTCCCGGTGCGGTCGCTGGCTGTTTCGTCCACGAGCGCCACGCAAGCAGCGATCGTCCGCGCTTTGCCGGCTGGTGGGGACACGAGGCCGACACGCGCTTCCGCATGGGTCCGCAGTTCGTGCCCACGCCGGGCGCCGAGGGCTGGCAGCTCAGCAATCCGCCGATCCTCGGCCTGGCACCGCTGCGCGCATCGCTGGAACTGTACGACCAGGCCGGCATGCCGGCGCTGCGTGCCAAGTCGCTGCAGATCACCGGCTACCTGGAGGCGCTGATCCGCTTGCGCCTGGCCGACACGCTGCAGGTGGTCACGCCGTCGCAACCCGAGCGCCGTGGCTGCCAGCTGTCGCTGCGCGTGGTCGGTGGCCGCGAGCGTGGCCGTGCGCTGTTCGAGTACCTGGCCAGCAATGGCGTGCTCGGCGACTGGCGCGAGCCCGACGTGATCCGCATTTCGCCCGCCCCGCTCTACAACCGCTATGCCGACGTCCTGCGGTTCGTGCGGACCACCGAAGCCTGGCGCGACCTGGGCTGA
- a CDS encoding amidohydrolase family protein gives MLKIDTHAHYLPRDWPNLARKYGDDRFPVIHHTEDGRHRIYKDGKFFREIWSKTWDPQERIDDYARFGVQVQVISTVPVMFSYWAKPHHALELHQALNEHMAQACRDYPRHYAGIGTVPLQSPRLAIQELERCMDQLGLQGVQIGSHINDWNLDAPELFDFFQAAGELGAAILVHPWDMMGAATMPKYWLPWLVGMPAEQSRAACCLVFGGVLERIPNLKVCMAHGGGSFPYTIGRIEHGFNMRPDLVATDNPRNPREYLSQLFFDSWVADPRALQYLLDTCGVDRVMLGTDYPFPLGEQEPGAGIAALTLTEAEQARLYHGTALEWLGLSKARFV, from the coding sequence ATGCTGAAGATCGATACGCACGCCCACTACCTGCCCCGCGACTGGCCCAACCTGGCGCGCAAGTACGGCGACGACCGTTTCCCGGTGATCCACCACACCGAGGACGGGCGTCATCGCATCTACAAGGACGGCAAATTCTTCCGCGAGATCTGGTCCAAGACCTGGGACCCGCAGGAGCGCATCGACGACTACGCCCGTTTCGGCGTGCAGGTGCAGGTGATCAGCACGGTGCCGGTGATGTTCAGCTACTGGGCCAAGCCGCACCACGCGCTGGAACTGCACCAGGCGCTCAACGAACACATGGCCCAGGCCTGCCGCGATTACCCGCGCCATTACGCCGGCATCGGCACGGTGCCGTTGCAGTCGCCGCGCCTGGCGATCCAGGAGCTGGAGCGCTGCATGGACCAGCTCGGCCTGCAGGGCGTGCAGATCGGCAGCCACATCAACGACTGGAACCTGGACGCCCCGGAGCTGTTCGATTTCTTCCAGGCCGCCGGCGAACTCGGCGCGGCCATCCTCGTGCACCCCTGGGACATGATGGGCGCGGCGACGATGCCCAAATACTGGCTGCCCTGGCTGGTCGGCATGCCGGCCGAGCAGTCGCGCGCGGCCTGCTGCCTGGTGTTCGGCGGCGTGCTCGAGCGCATCCCCAACCTCAAGGTCTGCATGGCCCATGGCGGCGGCAGCTTCCCGTACACCATCGGCCGCATCGAGCACGGCTTCAACATGCGCCCGGACCTGGTCGCGACCGACAATCCGCGCAATCCGCGCGAGTACCTCAGCCAGCTGTTCTTCGATTCCTGGGTCGCCGATCCGCGTGCGCTGCAGTACCTGCTCGACACCTGCGGCGTCGACCGGGTGATGCTCGGCACCGACTACCCGTTCCCGCTCGGCGAGCAGGAGCCCGGCGCGGGCATCGCCGCGCTGACGCTGACGGAAGCCGAACAGGCGCGGCTCTATCACGGCACGGCGCTGGAATGGCTGGGGCTGTCGAAGGCGCGGTTCGTTTGA
- a CDS encoding 3-hydroxyanthranilate 3,4-dioxygenase, protein MLPNPINLQAWIEEHRHLLKPPVGNKVVFLGDFIVMIVGGPNQRTDYHWDEGAEWFYQLEGEMVLRIQEDGAVRDIPIRAGETFLLPPRVPHSPQRMPDSVGLVIERRRLPHELDGLMWFCEQCNTKLYEEFFTLKNIETDFPPVFDHFYSSREHRTCKQCGHLNPAPAKYVMPDT, encoded by the coding sequence ATGCTGCCCAACCCCATCAACCTGCAGGCCTGGATCGAGGAACACCGCCACCTGCTCAAGCCGCCGGTCGGCAACAAGGTGGTCTTCCTCGGCGACTTCATCGTGATGATCGTCGGCGGCCCGAACCAGCGCACCGACTACCACTGGGACGAAGGTGCCGAGTGGTTCTACCAGCTCGAAGGCGAGATGGTGTTGCGGATCCAGGAAGATGGGGCCGTGCGCGACATCCCGATCCGCGCCGGCGAGACCTTCCTGCTGCCGCCGCGCGTGCCGCATTCGCCGCAGCGCATGCCCGACTCGGTCGGACTGGTGATCGAGCGCCGCCGCCTGCCGCACGAGCTCGACGGCCTGATGTGGTTCTGCGAACAGTGCAACACCAAGCTGTACGAAGAGTTCTTCACGCTGAAGAACATCGAAACCGACTTCCCGCCGGTGTTCGACCACTTCTATTCCTCGCGCGAGCACCGCACCTGCAAGCAGTGCGGCCATCTGAACCCGGCTCCGGCCAAGTACGTCATGCCGGACACCTGA
- a CDS encoding RidA family protein, with the protein MSDVIRAGAAPRPVGSYPHARRVGDLLFLSGIGPRDPASNAIVGNVHDADGHLISYDIDAQTRAVFANVHTVLEASGARWEDLVDVTVYLTDMAHDFKAYNAVWAEYFPDIDTAPCRTTLGITALPTPIAIELKCVAAFPAKPAGE; encoded by the coding sequence ATGAGCGACGTCATCCGCGCCGGTGCCGCGCCGCGTCCGGTCGGCTCCTACCCGCATGCGCGCCGCGTCGGCGACCTCCTGTTCCTGTCGGGCATCGGCCCGCGTGATCCGGCCAGCAATGCCATCGTCGGCAATGTCCACGACGCCGACGGGCACCTGATCAGCTACGACATCGATGCGCAGACGCGCGCGGTGTTCGCCAACGTGCACACCGTGCTCGAAGCCAGTGGCGCGCGCTGGGAGGACCTGGTCGACGTCACCGTGTACCTGACCGACATGGCGCACGACTTCAAGGCCTACAACGCGGTCTGGGCCGAGTACTTCCCCGACATCGACACCGCGCCGTGCCGCACCACGCTCGGCATCACCGCCCTGCCGACGCCGATCGCGATCGAGCTGAAATGCGTCGCTGCCTTCCCCGCCAAGCCCGCGGGAGAGTGA
- the can gene encoding carbonate dehydratase — MSTSPLADLLEKNREWSERINREDPEFFKRLSKQQAPEYLWIGCSDSRVPANQIIDMAPGEVFVHRNIANVVVHTDLNCLSVIQFAVDVLKVKRILVVGHYGCGGVHAALHGQRVGLADNWLRHVTDVADKHGECIEHAAQGERHDRLCELNVIEQVQNVCLTTIVRDAWSRGQDLSVHGWVYSLRNGLVHDMAMNVDSFEALDGLYKAAVARVNSFKGDSPR; from the coding sequence ATGAGCACAAGCCCCCTCGCCGACCTGCTGGAAAAGAACCGCGAGTGGTCCGAGCGGATCAACCGCGAGGACCCGGAGTTCTTCAAGCGTCTGTCCAAGCAGCAGGCCCCCGAATACCTGTGGATCGGCTGCTCCGACTCACGCGTGCCGGCCAACCAGATCATCGACATGGCGCCGGGCGAAGTGTTCGTCCATCGCAACATCGCCAATGTCGTCGTGCACACCGATCTCAACTGCCTGTCGGTGATCCAGTTCGCGGTCGACGTGCTCAAGGTCAAGCGCATCCTGGTGGTCGGCCACTACGGCTGCGGCGGCGTGCACGCGGCGCTGCACGGCCAGCGCGTCGGTTTGGCCGACAACTGGCTGCGCCATGTCACCGACGTCGCCGACAAACACGGCGAGTGCATCGAACATGCGGCGCAGGGCGAGCGCCACGACCGCCTGTGCGAACTCAACGTGATCGAGCAGGTGCAGAACGTCTGCCTGACCACGATCGTCCGCGATGCCTGGTCGCGCGGCCAGGACCTGTCGGTGCACGGTTGGGTCTACAGCCTGCGCAACGGCCTGGTCCACGACATGGCCATGAACGTCGACAGCTTCGAGGCACTCGACGGCCTGTACAAGGCCGCGGTCGCCCGGGTCAATTCGTTCAAGGGAGACTCGCCGCGATGA
- a CDS encoding aldehyde dehydrogenase, whose translation MRLCHFIAGQSREPASGRWLEVIDPSNGKPFAEVARGDAADVEAAITAAEAAFPAWSALPNSERARWLEKLADALEARLDDFAHAESRDGGKPIGLAREAEIPRAISNLRFFAHAATQFASESHHGQAGLNYTLRQPLGVVATISPWNLPLYLFTWKIAPALAAGNTVVAKPSEVTPLTATMLGELAAQIGFPKGVLNIAHGLGPEVGEPLVVDPRIKAVSFTGSTAVGRRIAGMAGPLLKKVSLELGGKNPTLVFADSDWRDHLDTLVRSAFQNSGQICLCGSRILVERSIYREFRDTLVERAVGLRVGDPMDGDNQLGPLVSQAHFDKVMAALQRARDEGGQVLCGGNALERPGWFVAPTVIDGLGPDCASNRDEIFGPVVTLQPFDNDAEALALANAGDYGLAASVWTRDLNRAHHFAAHLRAGMVWVNTWLQRDLRTPFGGSGASGMGREGGFEAMRFFTDAKNVGLNLGWKQ comes from the coding sequence ATGCGACTTTGTCACTTCATCGCCGGCCAATCCCGCGAGCCCGCATCGGGCCGCTGGCTCGAAGTCATCGACCCGTCCAACGGCAAACCCTTCGCTGAAGTCGCCCGGGGCGACGCTGCGGACGTAGAGGCCGCGATCACCGCGGCCGAAGCCGCCTTCCCCGCCTGGTCGGCCCTGCCCAACAGCGAGCGCGCGCGCTGGCTCGAGAAGCTCGCCGATGCGCTGGAAGCCAGGCTCGACGATTTCGCCCACGCCGAATCGCGTGACGGCGGCAAGCCCATCGGACTGGCACGCGAGGCGGAGATCCCGCGCGCGATCAGCAACCTGCGCTTCTTCGCCCACGCCGCGACCCAGTTCGCCAGCGAATCGCACCACGGCCAGGCCGGGCTGAACTACACGCTTCGCCAACCTCTCGGCGTGGTGGCCACGATCTCGCCGTGGAACCTGCCGCTGTATCTGTTTACCTGGAAGATCGCGCCGGCGCTTGCCGCAGGCAACACGGTCGTCGCCAAGCCGTCGGAGGTGACGCCGCTGACGGCGACCATGCTCGGCGAACTGGCCGCGCAGATCGGCTTCCCCAAGGGCGTGCTCAACATCGCGCATGGCCTCGGCCCGGAGGTCGGCGAGCCGCTGGTGGTGGATCCGCGCATCAAGGCCGTGTCGTTCACCGGCAGCACCGCGGTGGGCCGCCGCATCGCCGGCATGGCCGGTCCGCTGCTGAAGAAGGTCTCGCTGGAACTGGGTGGCAAGAACCCCACCCTGGTGTTCGCCGACAGCGACTGGCGCGACCACCTCGACACGCTGGTGCGTTCGGCTTTCCAGAACTCCGGGCAGATCTGCCTGTGCGGCTCGCGCATCCTGGTTGAACGAAGCATCTATCGCGAGTTTCGCGACACGCTGGTTGAACGCGCCGTCGGCCTGCGCGTCGGCGATCCGATGGACGGCGACAACCAGCTAGGCCCGCTGGTGTCGCAGGCGCACTTCGACAAGGTCATGGCGGCGCTGCAGCGCGCCCGCGACGAAGGCGGACAGGTCCTGTGCGGCGGCAATGCGCTGGAACGTCCGGGCTGGTTCGTCGCGCCGACCGTCATCGATGGCCTCGGTCCGGATTGCGCCAGCAACCGCGACGAGATCTTCGGCCCGGTCGTGACCCTGCAACCTTTCGACAACGATGCCGAAGCCCTGGCACTGGCGAACGCCGGCGACTACGGCCTGGCCGCGTCGGTCTGGACCCGCGATCTCAACCGCGCCCACCATTTCGCCGCGCACCTGCGCGCCGGCATGGTCTGGGTCAACACCTGGCTGCAACGCGACCTGCGCACGCCGTTCGGCGGCAGTGGCGCCTCCGGCATGGGCCGTGAGGGTGGGTTCGAAGCCATGCGTTTCTTCACCGACGCCAAGAACGTCGGACTGAACCTGGGATGGAAGCAATGA
- a CDS encoding SDR family oxidoreductase, translating into MDLDLSGKHALVCGASQGIGLSTAKALAELGANVTLLARREERLREAAGQLPVKPGQAHGWIAVDSADTDALRAKVEALVAAQPVHILVNNSGGPPPGPVHGAEIAAFEAAYRQHLIANHVLAGAVIPGMERDGYGRIVNVISTSVKEPLQGLGVSNTTRWAVASWAKTLATEVAAKGITVNNVLPGSTETPRIEQIIDNTASKTGRSREEVFEKMVSEIPMRRFARPQETAAAIAFLCSPAASYITGVNLPVDGGRTRSL; encoded by the coding sequence ATGGATCTGGACCTGAGCGGCAAGCATGCCCTCGTCTGCGGCGCCAGCCAGGGCATCGGCCTGTCGACCGCCAAGGCACTGGCCGAACTGGGCGCCAACGTCACCCTGCTCGCCCGACGCGAGGAACGGCTGCGCGAAGCGGCCGGGCAGTTGCCGGTGAAGCCCGGGCAGGCGCACGGCTGGATCGCCGTCGACAGCGCCGACACCGACGCCCTGCGCGCCAAGGTCGAGGCGCTCGTGGCCGCGCAGCCGGTGCACATCCTGGTCAACAACAGCGGTGGGCCGCCGCCGGGACCGGTGCATGGCGCCGAGATCGCCGCGTTCGAGGCCGCCTACCGGCAGCACCTGATCGCCAACCACGTGCTCGCCGGGGCGGTGATCCCGGGCATGGAACGCGACGGCTACGGGCGCATCGTCAACGTGATCTCGACCTCGGTGAAGGAACCACTGCAGGGCCTGGGCGTCTCCAACACCACGCGCTGGGCTGTGGCGTCATGGGCCAAGACCCTGGCGACCGAAGTGGCGGCCAAGGGCATCACCGTCAACAACGTCCTGCCCGGCTCGACCGAGACACCGCGCATCGAGCAGATCATCGACAACACCGCCAGCAAGACCGGACGCAGTCGCGAGGAAGTGTTCGAGAAGATGGTGTCGGAGATCCCGATGCGCCGCTTCGCGCGGCCGCAGGAGACGGCAGCGGCCATCGCGTTCCTGTGCTCGCCGGCGGCGTCGTACATCACCGGGGTGAACCTGCCGGTGGATGGTGGACGGACGAGGTCGCTGTAA
- a CDS encoding FMN-binding negative transcriptional regulator: MYLPRAFAETDLQALDGLAVRDRFITLVTVHDGEPTVSHLPVLYRREGDRVELIGHWARPNPQARHNGPALAIFHGPHAYVSPSWYPDKEEEARVPTWNYVVAHLRGQLTTFNDEASLAGVVDGLSREHEASVGRDWRFEFERDDHRSQLRGIIGFRFVAEQITLKFKLSQNHPLANRESVASELDASPREGGREIATLMRERMNEPNGD; encoded by the coding sequence ATGTACCTGCCGCGCGCCTTTGCTGAAACCGACCTGCAGGCGCTCGACGGGCTGGCCGTGCGCGACCGCTTCATCACGCTGGTCACCGTGCACGACGGCGAACCTACCGTCAGCCACCTGCCGGTGCTCTATCGCCGCGAAGGCGACCGCGTCGAACTGATCGGCCACTGGGCGAGGCCCAACCCGCAGGCACGTCACAACGGCCCCGCGCTGGCGATCTTCCACGGCCCCCATGCCTACGTCTCGCCGTCGTGGTACCCGGACAAGGAAGAGGAAGCGCGCGTACCGACCTGGAATTACGTCGTGGCCCACCTGCGCGGGCAACTGACCACGTTCAACGACGAGGCCTCGCTGGCCGGTGTCGTCGACGGCCTCAGCCGCGAGCACGAGGCCAGCGTCGGTCGGGACTGGCGCTTCGAGTTCGAACGCGACGACCACCGCAGCCAGCTGCGCGGGATCATCGGCTTCCGCTTCGTCGCCGAGCAGATCACGCTGAAGTTCAAGCTCAGCCAGAACCACCCGCTCGCCAATCGCGAATCGGTCGCCAGCGAGCTTGATGCCAGCCCGCGCGAAGGCGGCCGCGAAATCGCCACGCTGATGCGCGAGCGCATGAACGAACCCAACGGAGACTGA
- a CDS encoding ADP-ribosylation/crystallin J1 has product MRSPTRARRVTPSSDRRPMAETVTLYRPTGPEEMELLEASGFRRWPPRLPEQPIFYPVTNELYAVEIATRWNIKDSGVGYVTRFEVERAFMDRFLVQKVGGAHHTEWWVPAEELEALNDHIVGLIEVIGEYRPDKESEVS; this is encoded by the coding sequence ATGCGATCCCCTACCCGCGCGCGCCGGGTCACGCCGAGTTCTGATCGACGCCCCATGGCAGAGACCGTCACCCTCTACCGCCCGACCGGTCCGGAAGAAATGGAATTGCTGGAGGCCTCCGGCTTCCGGCGCTGGCCACCGAGGCTGCCCGAGCAGCCGATTTTCTATCCGGTGACCAACGAACTCTATGCAGTGGAGATCGCCACCCGCTGGAACATCAAGGACAGCGGTGTCGGCTACGTGACGAGGTTCGAAGTTGAGCGAGCCTTCATGGACCGCTTTCTGGTCCAGAAGGTCGGCGGTGCGCACCACACCGAATGGTGGGTGCCTGCGGAAGAACTCGAAGCCCTCAACGACCATATCGTCGGCCTCATCGAAGTCATCGGTGAGTACCGGCCTGACAAGGAATCGGAAGTCTCGTGA
- the asnS gene encoding asparagine--tRNA ligase, with protein MTVVSVEHALAGRIPAGGEVTVRGWVRTRRDSKAGLSFVNVSDGSCFAPIQVVAPSDLANYESEVKRLTAGCAVIATGTLVPSQGQGQSFEIQATSLEVVGWVEDPETYPIQPKAHSLEFLREVAHLRPRTNLFGAVTRIRDCLAKAVHRYFHENGFYWISTPIVTTSDAEGAGQMFRVSTLDIANLPRDSKGEVDFSRDFFGKETFLTVSGQLNVEAYCVALSKVYTFGPTFRAENSNTTRHLAEFWMVEPEIAFADLAEDARVAEEFLKYLFRAVLNERGDDLAFIAERVQADAITRLEAFVNAPFERIEYTDAITLLQKSGKKFEFPVEWGLDLQTEHERWLTEEHVGRPVVVTNYPEHIKAFYMRLNDDGKTVAAMDVLAPGIGEIIGGSQREERLDLLDARMAQFGLDSSHYGWYRDFRRYGTVPHAGFGLGFERLVVYVCGLSNIRDAIPYPRAPGHAEF; from the coding sequence ATGACGGTGGTCAGCGTCGAACACGCGCTCGCGGGCAGGATCCCGGCGGGTGGTGAAGTCACGGTCCGTGGCTGGGTGCGCACCCGCCGCGATTCCAAGGCCGGACTCAGCTTCGTCAACGTCAGCGACGGCTCCTGCTTCGCGCCGATCCAGGTGGTCGCCCCGTCCGACCTGGCCAATTACGAGTCCGAGGTCAAACGCCTCACCGCCGGCTGCGCCGTGATCGCCACCGGCACCCTGGTGCCCTCGCAGGGCCAGGGCCAGAGCTTCGAGATACAGGCCACTTCGCTGGAAGTGGTCGGCTGGGTCGAGGATCCGGAGACCTACCCGATCCAGCCCAAGGCGCACTCGCTGGAGTTCCTGCGCGAGGTCGCCCACCTGCGTCCGCGCACCAACCTGTTCGGCGCGGTCACGCGCATCCGCGACTGCCTGGCCAAGGCCGTCCACCGTTACTTCCACGAGAACGGCTTCTACTGGATCAGCACCCCGATCGTGACCACGTCTGATGCCGAGGGCGCCGGGCAGATGTTCCGCGTCTCGACGCTGGACATAGCCAACCTGCCGCGCGACAGCAAGGGCGAGGTCGACTTCAGCCGTGACTTCTTCGGCAAGGAAACCTTCCTGACCGTGTCCGGCCAGCTCAACGTCGAGGCCTACTGCGTGGCGCTGAGCAAGGTCTACACCTTCGGTCCGACCTTCCGCGCCGAGAACAGCAACACCACGCGCCACCTGGCCGAGTTCTGGATGGTCGAGCCGGAGATCGCCTTCGCCGACCTGGCCGAGGACGCGCGCGTGGCCGAGGAGTTCCTCAAGTACCTGTTCCGCGCGGTGCTCAACGAGCGCGGCGACGACCTGGCCTTCATCGCCGAGCGCGTGCAGGCCGACGCGATCACCCGCCTGGAAGCCTTCGTCAACGCACCGTTCGAGCGCATCGAGTACACCGATGCGATCACACTGCTGCAGAAGTCCGGCAAGAAGTTCGAGTTCCCGGTCGAATGGGGCCTGGACCTGCAGACCGAGCACGAGCGCTGGCTGACCGAGGAACACGTCGGCCGCCCGGTGGTGGTGACCAACTACCCCGAGCACATCAAGGCCTTCTACATGCGCCTCAACGACGACGGCAAGACCGTCGCGGCGATGGACGTGCTGGCGCCGGGCATCGGCGAGATCATCGGCGGCAGCCAGCGCGAAGAGCGCCTGGACCTGCTCGACGCGCGCATGGCGCAGTTCGGCCTGGATTCGTCGCACTACGGCTGGTATCGCGACTTCCGCCGCTACGGCACGGTGCCGCATGCCGGCTTCGGCCTGGGCTTCGAGCGCCTGGTGGTCTACGTCTGCGGCCTGAGCAACATCCGCGATGCGATCCCCTACCCGCGCGCGCCGGGTCACGCCGAGTTCTGA
- a CDS encoding HesB/IscA family protein → MAVTLAPAALERVQRYLVESPDAIGLRFGVSRTGCSGWQYKADLARETHEGDTVFEQEGVRIYVDALSLALVDGTQIDLVKQRLGEQFLFRNPNVTAECGCGESFTTKADAA, encoded by the coding sequence ATGGCTGTCACCCTTGCCCCCGCCGCCCTCGAACGCGTACAGCGCTACCTGGTCGAATCGCCCGACGCGATCGGCCTGCGCTTTGGCGTGTCGCGCACCGGCTGCTCGGGCTGGCAGTACAAGGCCGACCTGGCCCGCGAGACGCACGAGGGCGACACGGTGTTCGAGCAGGAAGGCGTGCGCATCTACGTCGATGCGCTGAGCCTTGCACTGGTTGACGGCACGCAGATCGACCTGGTCAAGCAGCGACTGGGCGAGCAGTTCCTGTTCCGCAACCCCAACGTCACCGCCGAATGCGGTTGCGGCGAGTCGTTCACGACGAAGGCCGACGCGGCCTGA